The following are from one region of the Drosophila nasuta strain 15112-1781.00 unplaced genomic scaffold, ASM2355853v1 ctg18_pilon, whole genome shotgun sequence genome:
- the LOC132797737 gene encoding zinc finger BED domain-containing protein 4-like isoform X2 has translation MPCRSTVTTTIEEKYSQCVGAVLKMLSNANDVAFTCDAVTISNSSRSFLTITAHFIEKDSLNSICLAALRMNQSHTSEYVNTLLEEACAEFNIDKMKWTTLTTDSASNMKCAAKLFLGLNKHVPCFAHSINLVVDETIKEICSFSSIVDKIKRVVMQFKHSPAMMDQLRKAQTDEGIPEGKIKTLIQNVDTRWNSCLDMMESFLGLANKVALILLNKSERVKGLPEMLNVSELTICRDLCSLLQPFKKATEQISGENYVTISDVPKPEDVFDDFMSAHNNSITKELSGVSEQNKELKLYFSLPQASWECNPLEVWKSHRATMPGLYKMAMRHLITPGSSVPSERLASAIKCVVCDARSRMTDIHIKQRVFLKSLNSDNWDLC, from the exons ATGCCTTGCAGATCCACG gTAACAACAACGATTGAAGAGAAGTACTCCCAGTGCGTTGGAGCTGTGTTGAAAATGCTAAGCAATGCAAATGACGTTGCGTTTACCTGCGATGCCGTAACCATATCGAACTCGAGTCGCTCGTTCCTTACCATCACGGcgcattttattgaaaaggATTCACTAAATTCAATCTGCCTTGCAGCTTTAAGAATGAATCAA TCGCATACCAGTGAATATGTAAACACTTTGTTGGAAGAGGCGTGCGCCGAATTTAACATAGATAAAATGAAGTGGACAACTCTCACGACAGACAGCGCAAGCAATATGAAGTGCGCTGCCAAACTATTTCTTGGATTAAACAAACATGTGCCGTGTTTCGCCCACAGCATAAACCTTGTAGTAGATGAAACTATCAAGGAAATATGTTCATTTTCTAGTATCGTGGATAAAATAAAGAGAGTGGTCATGCAGTTTAAGCATAGTCCGGCTATGATGGACCAATTAAGAAAGGCCCAAACGGACGAGGGAATTCCCGAGGGAAAAATCAAGACCCTCATACAAAATGTTGACACTAGATGGAACTCTTGCCTGGACATGATGGAGTCCTTTTTAGGCTTAGCCAACAAGGTGGCTCTTATTTTGCTAAACAAATCAGAACGTGTCAAAGGACTCCCCGAAATGCTCAATGTGTCAGAGCTAACGATATGTCGAGACCTATGTAGTCTCCTTCAACCTTTTAAAAAAGCAACAGAGCAAATAAGTGGCGAAAATTACGTAACT ATTTCCGATGTCCCAAAACCGGAAGACGTTTTTGACGATTTTATGAGCGCACACAATAACTCAATCACAAAAGAATTGAGCGGTGTGTCGGAGCAAAATAAGGAGCTCAAACTTTACTTTAGCTTGCCCCAAGCTTCGTGGGAATGTAACCCGCTGGAGGTCTGGAAATCCCATAGGGCGACCATGCCGGGCCTTTACAAGATGGCCATGCGACATCTTATAACTCCAGGCAGCTCGGTGCCTTCAGAGCGGTTGGCATCCGCAATAAAATGTGTTGTTTGCGATGCTAGGAGCCGAATGACGGACATACACATAAAGCAACGAGTTTTcttaaaatctttaaattctGATAATTGGgatttatgttaa
- the LOC132797737 gene encoding zinc finger BED domain-containing protein 4-like isoform X1 — protein MPCRSTVTTTIEEKYSQCVGAVLKMLSNANDVAFTCDAVTISNSSRSFLTITAHFIEKDSLNSICLAALRMNQSHTSEYVNTLLEEACAEFNIDKMKWTTLTTDSASNMKCAAKLFLGLNKHVPCFAHSINLVVDETIKEICSFSSIVDKIKRVVMQFKHSPAMMDQLRKAQTDEGIPEGKIKTLIQNVDTRWNSCLDMMESFLGLANKVALILLNKSERVKGLPEMLNVSELTICRDLCSLLQPFKKATEQISGENYVTVSLVLPLISMLAAKIKALEMETKEGKRAKEALIRISERRFQALQTNAILVKSTFLDPRFKKMYLAPLAVKDAIAEITHEINKFTLKGRISDVPKPEDVFDDFMSAHNNSITKELSGVSEQNKELKLYFSLPQASWECNPLEVWKSHRATMPGLYKMAMRHLITPGSSVPSERLASAIKCVVCDARSRMTDIHIKQRVFLKSLNSDNWDLC, from the exons ATGCCTTGCAGATCCACG gTAACAACAACGATTGAAGAGAAGTACTCCCAGTGCGTTGGAGCTGTGTTGAAAATGCTAAGCAATGCAAATGACGTTGCGTTTACCTGCGATGCCGTAACCATATCGAACTCGAGTCGCTCGTTCCTTACCATCACGGcgcattttattgaaaaggATTCACTAAATTCAATCTGCCTTGCAGCTTTAAGAATGAATCAA TCGCATACCAGTGAATATGTAAACACTTTGTTGGAAGAGGCGTGCGCCGAATTTAACATAGATAAAATGAAGTGGACAACTCTCACGACAGACAGCGCAAGCAATATGAAGTGCGCTGCCAAACTATTTCTTGGATTAAACAAACATGTGCCGTGTTTCGCCCACAGCATAAACCTTGTAGTAGATGAAACTATCAAGGAAATATGTTCATTTTCTAGTATCGTGGATAAAATAAAGAGAGTGGTCATGCAGTTTAAGCATAGTCCGGCTATGATGGACCAATTAAGAAAGGCCCAAACGGACGAGGGAATTCCCGAGGGAAAAATCAAGACCCTCATACAAAATGTTGACACTAGATGGAACTCTTGCCTGGACATGATGGAGTCCTTTTTAGGCTTAGCCAACAAGGTGGCTCTTATTTTGCTAAACAAATCAGAACGTGTCAAAGGACTCCCCGAAATGCTCAATGTGTCAGAGCTAACGATATGTCGAGACCTATGTAGTCTCCTTCAACCTTTTAAAAAAGCAACAGAGCAAATAAGTGGCGAAAATTACGTAACTGTAAGTTTAGTATTACCACTTATTTCAATGTTAGCAGCTAAAATTAAAGCATTGGAAATGGAGACGAAGGAAGGCAAACGAGCCAAGGAGGCGCTCATCAGAATTTCTGAAAGGAGGTTTCAGGCGTTGcagacaaatgcaattttggtTAAATCAACTTTTTTAGACCCTAggtttaaaaaaatgtatttggcGCCTTTAGCGGTAAAGGATGCCATTGCTGAAATTACACATGAAATCAATAAGTTTACTCTTAAGGGAAGG ATTTCCGATGTCCCAAAACCGGAAGACGTTTTTGACGATTTTATGAGCGCACACAATAACTCAATCACAAAAGAATTGAGCGGTGTGTCGGAGCAAAATAAGGAGCTCAAACTTTACTTTAGCTTGCCCCAAGCTTCGTGGGAATGTAACCCGCTGGAGGTCTGGAAATCCCATAGGGCGACCATGCCGGGCCTTTACAAGATGGCCATGCGACATCTTATAACTCCAGGCAGCTCGGTGCCTTCAGAGCGGTTGGCATCCGCAATAAAATGTGTTGTTTGCGATGCTAGGAGCCGAATGACGGACATACACATAAAGCAACGAGTTTTcttaaaatctttaaattctGATAATTGGgatttatgttaa
- the LOC132797737 gene encoding uncharacterized protein LOC132797737 isoform X3, which yields MPCRSTVTTTIEEKYSQCVGAVLKMLSNANDVAFTCDAVTISNSSRSFLTITAHFIEKDSLNSICLAALRMNQISDVPKPEDVFDDFMSAHNNSITKELSGVSEQNKELKLYFSLPQASWECNPLEVWKSHRATMPGLYKMAMRHLITPGSSVPSERLASAIKCVVCDARSRMTDIHIKQRVFLKSLNSDNWDLC from the exons ATGCCTTGCAGATCCACG gTAACAACAACGATTGAAGAGAAGTACTCCCAGTGCGTTGGAGCTGTGTTGAAAATGCTAAGCAATGCAAATGACGTTGCGTTTACCTGCGATGCCGTAACCATATCGAACTCGAGTCGCTCGTTCCTTACCATCACGGcgcattttattgaaaaggATTCACTAAATTCAATCTGCCTTGCAGCTTTAAGAATGAATCAA ATTTCCGATGTCCCAAAACCGGAAGACGTTTTTGACGATTTTATGAGCGCACACAATAACTCAATCACAAAAGAATTGAGCGGTGTGTCGGAGCAAAATAAGGAGCTCAAACTTTACTTTAGCTTGCCCCAAGCTTCGTGGGAATGTAACCCGCTGGAGGTCTGGAAATCCCATAGGGCGACCATGCCGGGCCTTTACAAGATGGCCATGCGACATCTTATAACTCCAGGCAGCTCGGTGCCTTCAGAGCGGTTGGCATCCGCAATAAAATGTGTTGTTTGCGATGCTAGGAGCCGAATGACGGACATACACATAAAGCAACGAGTTTTcttaaaatctttaaattctGATAATTGGgatttatgttaa
- the LOC132797766 gene encoding AT-rich binding protein, which yields MGFPRILSKNNKIYTKLGEFCLSGDSFWIVCHTCQEELQTQDAFWKHIQDEHNFLHGVAKEHSRTSSYCLTEVEAAAATSGATTSQAGPGSVTAVSVPLALYHCATKYSEEEQREVAAAVEMHEAQQQQQQQQQQQQHQQQQHLQQQHREAKDLAELHAVAAAAAAAAAGGDGSSRNSNSNNNNNNGSSGIDIKVEPSSLVTLTTEMQAAAAAAAAAAANSTTIYHLSQVVPAPPPPPPTPNFVNVGTSTNATSNSSSSNNNIINNNSSSGNTVCSTPPHAVQLAGPVPLPVPVASSNIVMQQACNTLGMPLLTTQTDLAPKDSNSTTASASSAVSSDDGERWYICDYGACGLKFKYKSRMELHRVVHSKERRFNCDMCSASFKQSCNLSTHRKKKHALRGIKSDLLPQRF from the exons ATGGGTTTTCCGCGTATTCtgagcaaaaataacaagatATATACGAAACTGGGCGAGTTCTGTTTGTCGGGCGACAGTTTCTGGATTGTCTGCCACACTTGCCAGGAAGAGTTGCAAACGCAGGACGCCTTCTGGAAGCACATACAAGATGAGCACAACTTTCTGCATGGGGTTGCCAAG GAGCACAGTCGTACCTCTAGCTATTGCTTGACGGAAGTGGAGGCAGCGGCGGCCACCAGCGGTGCCACAACGTCGCAGGCGGGGCCGGGCAGTGTGACAGCGGTGTCGGTACCGTTGGCGCTGTACCATTGTGCCACCAAATACAGTGAGGAGGAGCAACGTGAGGTGGCAGCCGCTGTGGAGATGCATgaggcacaacaacagcagcagcaacaacaacagcagcagcaacatcaacagcagcaacatctgcagcagcagcatcgcgAGGCCAAAGACTTGGCTGAGCTGCAcgctgtggcagcagcagcagcggctgccgCCGCCGGCGGCGATGGCAGCTCgcgcaacagcaatagcaataataataacaacaacggcagcagcggcatcgATATCAAAGTGGAGCCCAGCAGTCTGGTCACGCTGACAACCGAAATgcaggcagctgctgctgcagcagcggcggcggcagccaACAGCACCACTATCTACCATCTGTCGCAAGTGGTGCCagcgccgccgccaccgccgcccaCACCGAATTTCGTCAATGTAGGCACCTCCACCAAtgccaccagcaacagcagcagcagcaacaacaacatcatcaacaacaacagcagtagcgGCAACACTGTCTGCTCAACGCCCCCGCATGCCGTTCAACTTGCTGGTCCCGTTCCCTTGCCCGTTCCCGTTGCCAGCAGCAATATCGTGATGCAACAGGCATGCAACACGCTGGGCATGCCGCTGCTTACGACGCAAACGGACCTTGCCCCCAAAGACTCGAACAGCACAACGGCGAGTGCCAGCAGTGCGGTGTCCTCGGATGACGGCGAGCGTTGGTACATCTGCGATTATGGTGCCTGTGGCTTGAAATTTAAGTACAAGTCGCGCATGGAACTGCATCGCGTGGTGCATAGTAAGGAGCGGCGTTTCAACTGTGATATGTGCAGCGCCTCCTTCAAGCAGTCGTGTAATTTGTCCACGCATCGCAAAAAGAAGCACGCGCTTAGGGGCATCAAAAGCGATCTGTTGCCGCAGCGCTTCTAG
- the LOC132797764 gene encoding uncharacterized protein LOC132797764 has protein sequence MSEPSPLRQRDELRRSKSPSGGAKEASRGRGERSSRLRIKKRMRICVHTAEGSSLRRTMGGRCEVCKAPTPTDGGQRPAHARGAADSGRGGRGGAQLPPARSRKPRPQRRRGANPGHLLVGGPLVAPAASRTPDQEGLSCLRRWRAVSSLKRAFWQRWSREYVLGLQARAKWDRLQPNLRIGELVVVAEDNQPPMQWMVGRVVAVYPGADGAVRVADVRTSTGGLFKRPIHKLAPLPLA, from the coding sequence atgtccgagccgagtccattgcgacaacgcgacgaacttcgtcggagcaagtcgccatctggaggagctaaggaggcgagtcgaggccgaggagaacgcagttcgcgacttcgcatcaagaagcggatgcgaatttgcgttcataccgccgagggctcctcacttcggaggactatgggaggcaggtgtgaagtctgcaaagcacctactcctacggacggtgggcaacgccctgctcacgctcgaggagctgcagacagtggtcgtggcggtcgaggcggtgctcaactcccgcCCGCTAGGAGCCGTAAGCCAAGACCCCAACGACGGCGAGGCGCTAACCCCGGGCATCTACTGGTGGGCGGAccactggtggcaccggcagcatcgcggaccccggaccaggagggtctgagttgcttaaggcgatggcgagctgtctcgtcgctcaagcgagcgttctggcagcgatggtcccgggagtatgtgctgggcctgcaggcacgggccaagtgggaccggttgcagccaaatctgcgaatcggagagctcgtcgtcgtcgcagaggACAATCAGCCGCCGATGCAGTGGATGGTGGGGCGAGTCGTGGCGGTATACCCGGGAGCGGACGGGGCGGTGCGCGTCGCAGACGTGCGAACCAGCACAGGAGGGCTGTTTAAACGGCCAATTCACAAATTGGCGCCTCTGCCATTAGCatga